A genomic stretch from Setaria italica strain Yugu1 chromosome VII, Setaria_italica_v2.0, whole genome shotgun sequence includes:
- the LOC101764001 gene encoding phytosulfokines 2 isoform X2, protein MMKRCSRIFSPLAALALLLLLVCFFHCAAAARLLPAVPPLDNQENNGVKAGAADGLVLHGNELSVSEMMGVEEEEPACDEGNDECMQRRLLRDAHLDYIYTQHKGKP, encoded by the exons ATGATGAAGCGTTGCAGCCGCATCTTTTCGCCGCTCGCGGCTCTTGCCCTGCTCCTACTCCTCGTCTGCTTCTTCCACtgcgcggccgcggctcggcTCCTCCCTGCTGTTCCTCCTCTTGATAACCAAG AGAATAATGGTGTCAAGGCTGGTGCTGCAGATGGCCTAGTGCTTCATGGCAACGAGCTTTCAGTCTCGGAG ATGATGggagtagaggaggaggagccggcgtgTGACGAGGGCAACGACGAGTGCATGCAGAGGCGGCTGCTCCGGGACGCGCACCTCGACTACATCTACACCCAGCACAAGGGCAAGCCGTAA
- the LOC101764001 gene encoding phytosulfokines 2 isoform X1 has product MMKRCSRIFSPLAALALLLLLVCFFHCAAAARLLPAVPPLDNQEPFAENNGVKAGAADGLVLHGNELSVSEMMGVEEEEPACDEGNDECMQRRLLRDAHLDYIYTQHKGKP; this is encoded by the exons ATGATGAAGCGTTGCAGCCGCATCTTTTCGCCGCTCGCGGCTCTTGCCCTGCTCCTACTCCTCGTCTGCTTCTTCCACtgcgcggccgcggctcggcTCCTCCCTGCTGTTCCTCCTCTTGATAACCAAG AACCCTTTGCAGAGAATAATGGTGTCAAGGCTGGTGCTGCAGATGGCCTAGTGCTTCATGGCAACGAGCTTTCAGTCTCGGAG ATGATGggagtagaggaggaggagccggcgtgTGACGAGGGCAACGACGAGTGCATGCAGAGGCGGCTGCTCCGGGACGCGCACCTCGACTACATCTACACCCAGCACAAGGGCAAGCCGTAA